The genomic region CACGGCCTGCCCGACGAGCTGACTCGCGCGGCCACCCACCGCGTGCACATCCCGATGCCGGGCAGCGCCGAGAGCCTCAATGTGGCGACGGCGGCGGCGATCTGCCTGTACCAGAGCGCCGCCGCCCACCGGAGGAACTCGGCCGGGACCTAGCTGTCGCTCAGCAGACCCCGCGCCACGTGGGTGATCTGGATCTCGTTGCTGCCCGCGTAGATCATCAGCGACTTGGCGTCGCGGGCCAGCTGTTCGACCCGGTACTCGGTCATGTAGCCGTTGCCGCCGAACAGCTGCACCGCCTCCATCGCGACATCGGTGGCCGCCTGCGAGCAGTACCACTTGATCGCCGAGGCCTCCGCCAGCGAGATCGGCTTGCCCTGCTCGGCCGACTCGATCACCCGGAAAAGGATGTTGCGCACGTTCATCCGCGCGACCTCCATCTGCGCCAGCTTCAGCTGGATCAGCTGGAACTGGGCGATCTCCTGGCCCCACAGCTTGCGGGTCTTGGCGTAGTCGACGCTGAGCCGCAGGCACTCCTCGATGACGCCGAGCGCCATCGCGGCCACCCCGATGCGCTCGGTGGCGAAGCTGGAACGCGCGCTGTCGCGGCCGTCGCCGGAGCGGTTGTCCTCGGTCTCGCCGAGCAACCGGTCACGGCCCAGCCGCACGTTGTTGAAGAACAGCTCGCCGGTGCGCGAACTGTGAATGCCCATCTTGCGGAACGGCTTCGACTGCTCGAAGCCCTCCATGCCCTTGTCGAGCACGAAAGTCAGCACTTTGCGGTCGCGCGGGGCGACACCGGGCTCGTCGAGCTTGGCGTACACCACGACGACGTCGGCGTCGGGGCCGTTGGTGATGAACGTCTTCTGGCCGTTGAGGATGTAGTCGTCGCCGTCGCGCACCACATAGGACTTCATGCCGCCGAACGCGTCGGACCCCGAGTCGGGTTCGGTGATCGCCCAGGCGCCGATCTTCTCGTAGGTGACCAGACCCGGCAGCCAGCGCTCCTGCTGGGCCAGTGTGCCGCGCGACTGGATGGTCGGCACCGTCAGGCCCAGGCTCACGCCCATGCCGGTGACCAGACCCATCGACACCCGGCACAGCTCGCTGATCACCACGAAGCCCATACCGCCCGACGAGTTGCCGAACATCCCGCCGCCGCCCTTGCCGGACGGCTGCTCACCGGCCCGCAGCCGGGCCAGCCGCTTGTCCAGCGCCTCCTTGGCCATGACGTCGATGCCGAACGTCTTGAACAGTTTGCGGATGATGGGGTAGGGCTCCATGTCGCCGCTTTCCAGCGCGTCGACGTGGGGGCGGATCTCTTTATCGATGAACTCCCGCACGGCGTCGCGGACGGCGAGATCGGTTTCAGACCATTCGAGCATGCCCCCTAGGC from Mycolicibacterium phlei harbors:
- a CDS encoding acyl-CoA dehydrogenase family protein produces the protein MLEWSETDLAVRDAVREFIDKEIRPHVDALESGDMEPYPIIRKLFKTFGIDVMAKEALDKRLARLRAGEQPSGKGGGGMFGNSSGGMGFVVISELCRVSMGLVTGMGVSLGLTVPTIQSRGTLAQQERWLPGLVTYEKIGAWAITEPDSGSDAFGGMKSYVVRDGDDYILNGQKTFITNGPDADVVVVYAKLDEPGVAPRDRKVLTFVLDKGMEGFEQSKPFRKMGIHSSRTGELFFNNVRLGRDRLLGETEDNRSGDGRDSARSSFATERIGVAAMALGVIEECLRLSVDYAKTRKLWGQEIAQFQLIQLKLAQMEVARMNVRNILFRVIESAEQGKPISLAEASAIKWYCSQAATDVAMEAVQLFGGNGYMTEYRVEQLARDAKSLMIYAGSNEIQITHVARGLLSDS